The following is a genomic window from Deltaproteobacteria bacterium.
TTAGATAAAATGGTCGTTTGGACTTTTAAGGAACTAAAGCATGCCTCGTGAAGAAGGTGCCAGAAAAGCTGAACGGGTAATCGTTGTTTCAACTGCGCCAGCAGTCTGTAATACCCCTATTGGCGGTGTAATGAAGCCCGTGCCTTACACATTAGTTGCCGACATGGGTAACGCAGAGAAAACTGCTTCTTCTGTAAACTTAACTACTGAAACGGCTTTTTCAGAAGAAAGCAGAGTACCTAAGGTAGAGGGCAATGAGGCTGGTACAGGTGGTGGTCTTCGTTCAGGCGTGCATAATGGTTACTGTCGACCACTTATAGTAAGCAGCAATGTTCGCTTTAAAAAAAAGGGGGCTGTTTTTAATAACTCGCTAATGGTCATGAACTGCGCTGGCCCCAACGGCCCAGGTGATACCCTCGGGATAGTTATATTTATTAAAATTATCGATACACCAAGTGGTGACCCATATGCTTATTTGACCGTTAAAAATGAGGCTTTAAAAGACAACTATCCATATAAAGATAGCACTTTTAAAAAAATTGAAGAGATGCGGGCTGACATTCTCGAATATAGTAAAAAATATAATGTACCTCCAGTTGCAGTAGCTGGCGGTATCGCTGATGAATATAATAGTCGGCGTTGGTGGCTAGATGCGCCACAAGATGCGGTAATTGATAGTCTTAGCAATGATGATATTCAATTGGACATTGACGTAGGAATTGACCATCGTCTTTTAAATGCCATGAAAAACGACATTGGTCCTGGCAATTTAAAACTCGAGACTGCCTGGGATTTATATCAACGCTATCCCAACGAATTCCCAACAGGATGGCAATATACAGATATGGTTGACTATATACTTACTGATCGCGGTACATCTCATGTAGCTGCATTATTCACCTATGATGCTCAAACCACTATTGCTTCGCAGTTAGCGAA
Proteins encoded in this region:
- a CDS encoding DUF4150 domain-containing protein — protein: MPREEGARKAERVIVVSTAPAVCNTPIGGVMKPVPYTLVADMGNAEKTASSVNLTTETAFSEESRVPKVEGNEAGTGGGLRSGVHNGYCRPLIVSSNVRFKKKGAVFNNSLMVMNCAGPNGPGDTLGIVIFIKIIDTPSGDPYAYLTVKNEALKDNYPYKDSTFKKIEEMRADILEYSKKYNVPPVAVAGGIADEYNSRRWWLDAPQDAVIDSLSNDDIQLDIDVGIDHRLLNAMKNDIGPGNLKLETAWDLYQRYPNEFPTGWQYTDMVDYILTDRGTSHVAALFTYDAQTTIASQLANLSPEMQEAVLVTCYKRGLDNYVPQLNKTLNKKPFMPGEGVRTLRQRDQLQKALGIEPAKSTDALDISITVAVNVGVRISK